One genomic segment of Campylobacter sp. includes these proteins:
- the ispF gene encoding 2-C-methyl-D-erythritol 2,4-cyclodiphosphate synthase has protein sequence MKDISLILLAAGDSSRFELSVKKQWLRVGELPLWQYVAQSIAQAHPFKKIIIAVNEEDVSYCERIYAYSSASVRGESAECDTSEYKFQSKQGGIGCDADECGSSNLKFHFAPGGANRQSSLKNALKLVESELVLVSDVARAQISPELISSLIRNLGGADCISPYLGVNDTTYLGENVVKREELRLIQTPQLSRTALLKKALEGSEIFTDDSAAVGSAGGRLEFIKGEAGALKITRASDLAALNLKPCSRDIFCGTGYDVHALEKGAGIVLGGVQVPCEFALIAHSDGDVAIHALIDAICGAAMLGDIGELFPDSDANLKGADSKELLRKVMRRVRGYGYELVNADITIIAQRPKIGAYKAQMQEVLSEILNCARVNVKATTTEGLGFTGRSEGIAAQAAVNLKFYDWQKHAAEAQDV, from the coding sequence TTGAAAGATATATCGCTGATTTTGCTCGCCGCGGGCGATTCGAGCAGGTTTGAGCTGAGCGTCAAAAAGCAGTGGTTGCGCGTGGGCGAGCTACCGCTTTGGCAATACGTCGCGCAGAGCATTGCGCAGGCGCACCCATTTAAAAAAATCATAATCGCCGTAAACGAGGAGGACGTGAGCTATTGCGAGCGCATCTATGCGTACAGCTCGGCTTCGGTGCGCGGCGAAAGCGCGGAGTGCGACACGAGCGAGTATAAATTTCAAAGCAAGCAGGGCGGGATCGGATGCGACGCAGATGAATGCGGCTCTTCAAATTTAAAATTTCACTTCGCCCCCGGCGGTGCAAATCGCCAAAGCTCGCTAAAAAACGCGCTAAAGCTCGTAGAGAGCGAGCTCGTGCTCGTAAGCGACGTGGCGCGCGCGCAAATTTCGCCTGAGCTAATCTCCTCGCTGATACGAAATTTAGGCGGTGCGGACTGTATCAGCCCCTATCTTGGCGTAAACGACACGACCTACCTCGGCGAGAACGTAGTAAAGCGGGAGGAGCTGCGCCTCATCCAAACGCCGCAGCTTTCGCGCACGGCGCTGCTTAAAAAGGCGCTTGAAGGAAGCGAAATTTTTACCGACGACAGCGCGGCGGTCGGCAGCGCGGGCGGACGGTTGGAATTTATAAAAGGTGAAGCGGGCGCGCTTAAGATCACGCGCGCAAGCGATCTGGCGGCGCTAAATTTAAAACCCTGCTCGCGCGATATTTTTTGCGGTACGGGTTACGATGTGCATGCGCTTGAAAAAGGCGCGGGCATCGTGCTTGGCGGCGTACAGGTTCCGTGCGAGTTCGCGCTGATCGCGCACAGCGACGGTGACGTAGCGATCCATGCCCTAATCGACGCTATTTGCGGCGCGGCGATGCTGGGCGACATCGGCGAGCTCTTCCCCGATAGCGACGCCAATCTTAAAGGCGCGGACAGCAAGGAGCTGTTACGAAAGGTAATGCGGCGCGTCAGAGGCTACGGCTACGAGCTCGTAAATGCCGATATTACGATCATCGCGCAGCGCCCGAAGATCGGAGCCTACAAAGCGCAGATGCAGGAGGTTTTAAGCGAAATTTTAAACTGCGCGCGCGTCAATGTCAAAGCGACCACGACCGAAGGGCTGGGATTTACGGGCAGAAGCGAAGGCATCGCCGCACAGGCTGCGGTAAACTTGAAATTCTACGACTGGCAAAAGCACGCAGCAGAGGCGCAGGACGTATGA
- a CDS encoding response regulator, with amino-acid sequence MKILIIESEIYLAQSIANKLGALGHECTNAASLAAAAGLAEEFEAVLLSTSWSGASFYPLIEKFRRSIIILMVAYVDSETVLNPVKAGATDYIQKPFMIEELIKKIEHYAQFRSLKSQNEAYEALLKEVSLSCEIPPARLAQIKFPLLLRGDAAARAAAVFKIALALKSRLKILSAQSPEPLERGAEIFYAPDFDSLSGAQKEKFINKTKSMRIIVGSIGAQKGFNDEITLGSSKERSEILSIEEYVKLTIVAYQDEYFDSDLAAALGISRKSLWEKRKKYGIARKK; translated from the coding sequence ATGAAAATTTTAATCATAGAAAGCGAAATTTATCTAGCGCAAAGTATCGCAAACAAGCTGGGTGCGCTGGGACATGAATGCACTAACGCGGCGAGTTTGGCGGCCGCGGCGGGCCTTGCGGAGGAGTTTGAGGCGGTGCTGCTCTCTACGAGCTGGAGCGGCGCGAGCTTTTATCCGCTGATCGAGAAATTTAGGCGCTCGATCATAATTTTAATGGTCGCCTACGTCGATAGCGAAACGGTGCTAAACCCCGTAAAAGCGGGCGCGACGGATTATATCCAAAAGCCTTTTATGATAGAGGAGCTCATAAAAAAGATCGAGCACTACGCGCAGTTTCGCTCGCTAAAATCGCAAAACGAAGCCTACGAGGCGCTGCTTAAAGAAGTCTCTCTTTCGTGCGAAATACCGCCCGCGCGTTTAGCGCAGATAAAATTCCCGCTTCTTTTGCGCGGCGATGCGGCAGCGCGAGCTGCGGCGGTATTTAAGATCGCGCTTGCGCTAAAATCGCGCCTTAAAATTCTATCCGCGCAAAGCCCTGAGCCGCTAGAACGCGGCGCGGAGATTTTTTACGCACCAGATTTTGATAGCCTAAGCGGCGCGCAGAAGGAAAAATTTATAAACAAAACCAAATCCATGCGTATAATCGTCGGATCCATCGGCGCGCAAAAAGGCTTTAACGACGAAATTACGCTTGGCAGCAGCAAAGAACGCAGCGAAATTTTAAGCATCGAAGAATACGTAAAGCTCACGATCGTAGCGTACCAAGACGAGTATTTCGACTCCGATCTGGCAGCGGCACTTGGGATTTCGCGAAAATCGCTTTGGGAGAAAAGGAAAAAATATGGCATCGCAAGAAAAAAATAG
- a CDS encoding phosphatidylglycerophosphatase A, with translation MDKIFVTFFGAGLLKPAPGTWGSIAGWIVGLAILMLAGEVTLFLCAALVFFVSLKIVSDYERRVGAHDNSEIVIDEVVGVWIAMCVAAPAGEIFSLPLRELIAGFESSRISIVAMILALLFFRAFDICKPSIIGRVDRDVKGGLGVMLDDVLAGFFAGLGVLIVISLGVKLGAAGLIF, from the coding sequence ATGGATAAAATTTTCGTTACATTTTTCGGCGCGGGGCTACTAAAGCCCGCACCGGGCACCTGGGGCAGCATCGCAGGCTGGATAGTAGGTCTTGCGATTTTGATGCTAGCGGGCGAGGTGACGCTGTTTTTGTGCGCCGCTCTCGTCTTTTTCGTCTCGCTTAAGATCGTAAGCGATTACGAAAGGCGGGTAGGCGCGCACGATAACAGCGAGATCGTCATCGACGAAGTCGTGGGGGTGTGGATCGCGATGTGCGTCGCAGCGCCCGCGGGCGAGATCTTTTCGCTGCCGCTGCGGGAGCTGATCGCGGGCTTTGAGAGCAGCAGGATCTCGATCGTCGCGATGATTTTGGCACTATTGTTTTTCAGGGCGTTTGACATCTGCAAACCCTCGATCATCGGGCGCGTGGATCGCGACGTAAAGGGCGGGCTCGGCGTGATGCTAGATGACGTGCTGGCGGGCTTTTTTGCGGGGCTTGGGGTTTTGATAGTTATCTCTTTAGGGGTCAAGCTCGGCGCCGCGGGATTGATTTTTTAA
- a CDS encoding alpha/beta hydrolase: MQKSAIEIRGIPAAVWGSRSKKVYIYAHGQGGSKDDAELLASVVCEQGWQVISFDLPGHGQRRHEPASCDPRRAILEFREILSYAKKRWDEVALFAVSLGAWLGLQSFRNEKLSDCLFLSPILDMKYVISNIMRRAGVSEERLKQERMILPLPGNRFFGNIGVLF; this comes from the coding sequence ATGCAAAAGAGCGCGATTGAGATACGTGGCATTCCCGCTGCCGTTTGGGGAAGCCGCTCGAAAAAGGTTTATATCTACGCTCACGGACAGGGCGGAAGTAAAGATGATGCGGAGCTTTTAGCTTCCGTCGTTTGCGAGCAAGGCTGGCAGGTTATTAGCTTTGACTTGCCCGGGCACGGACAGAGGCGGCACGAGCCCGCTTCTTGCGATCCGCGGCGCGCTATTTTGGAATTTCGTGAAATTTTATCGTACGCAAAGAAGCGCTGGGACGAGGTCGCGCTGTTTGCTGTTAGCCTAGGAGCATGGCTCGGCCTGCAAAGCTTCCGCAACGAAAAGCTTAGCGACTGCCTCTTCCTCTCGCCGATACTTGATATGAAATACGTTATTTCAAATATTATGCGTAGGGCCGGCGTTAGCGAAGAGCGATTGAAGCAAGAGCGGATGATTTTGCCCCTGCCCGGCAACCGCTTTTTTGGGAATATTGGAGTTTTGTTTTGA
- the uvrB gene encoding excinuclease ABC subunit UvrB: protein MKILPNFGFKKGKILQNFKIESKFSPSEDQEKAIEGIVAGFQSGNKYQTLLGVTGSGKTFTMANIIKRLEIPALVMTHNKSLAAQLYSEFKGFFPQNHVEYFISYYDYYQPEAYIPRQDLFIEKDSDVNQELERLRLSATASLLSFDDVITVASVSANYGLGDPAEYKGMVLFFEIGSKFSTKFLLRKLVDMGYKRNDDFFDRGNFRVNGDVIDIYPAYFNDEAFRIEFFGDEIEAMYHLDVLENKKTQSVKKFILYPTSQFIVGEQRLKSTIKGIEEELEQRLKFFENAGKLVEAQRLKGRVEFDLEMLGATGMCKGIENYARYLTGQKPGETPYSLFDYYESKGKDYLVIVDESHVSLPQFRGMFAGDRSRKETLVEYGFRLPSALDNRPLMFDEFINKKAKFLFVSATPNDYELGLSRGAVYEQILRPTGLLDPQIILKDSDNQVEILHDMAKEVIARDERILVTVLTKKMAEELSKYYLELGLKVKYMHSDIDAIERNELIRGLRSGEYDMLIGINLLREGLDLPEVSLIAIMDADKEGFLRSRTSLIQTMGRAARNVHGQVVMFCKKITASMQEAIDITQKRRKFQDEYNRAHGITPHSASRNIEESLKIEDGTEILRKGANLEKMPAAERAKIVKELRKQMLDAAAALEFEKAAALRDEIAKLRKL, encoded by the coding sequence ATGAAAATATTACCCAATTTTGGCTTTAAAAAAGGAAAAATTTTGCAAAATTTTAAAATCGAGAGCAAATTCTCCCCAAGCGAGGATCAAGAAAAAGCGATCGAGGGCATCGTCGCGGGCTTTCAAAGCGGCAATAAATACCAAACTCTTCTCGGCGTTACCGGCTCGGGTAAAACTTTTACCATGGCAAATATCATCAAGCGTCTTGAAATTCCAGCGCTCGTAATGACACATAATAAATCTCTCGCGGCGCAGCTTTATAGCGAGTTCAAGGGCTTTTTCCCGCAAAATCACGTCGAGTACTTCATCAGCTACTACGATTATTATCAGCCCGAGGCCTACATCCCAAGACAGGATCTTTTCATCGAAAAGGACAGCGACGTAAACCAAGAGCTCGAGCGCTTGCGGCTAAGCGCCACTGCGAGCTTGCTAAGCTTCGACGACGTCATCACCGTGGCATCGGTTTCGGCAAACTACGGCCTGGGCGATCCCGCCGAATACAAAGGCATGGTGCTATTTTTTGAGATCGGATCAAAATTTAGCACTAAATTTTTGCTTCGCAAGCTTGTCGATATGGGCTACAAACGCAACGACGATTTTTTTGATCGCGGGAATTTTCGCGTAAACGGCGACGTGATCGACATCTACCCCGCATATTTTAACGACGAGGCGTTTAGGATCGAGTTTTTCGGCGACGAGATAGAGGCGATGTATCATCTGGACGTGCTAGAAAACAAAAAGACGCAGAGCGTCAAAAAATTTATTCTCTACCCGACGAGCCAGTTCATCGTAGGCGAGCAGCGCCTGAAATCGACGATCAAAGGGATCGAGGAGGAGCTTGAGCAGAGGCTGAAATTTTTCGAGAACGCGGGCAAGCTCGTCGAGGCGCAGCGGCTGAAAGGGCGAGTGGAATTTGACCTTGAGATGCTGGGCGCTACGGGGATGTGCAAGGGGATCGAAAACTACGCGCGTTATCTGACCGGTCAAAAGCCGGGCGAGACGCCCTATTCGCTCTTTGATTACTACGAGAGCAAGGGCAAGGACTATCTCGTCATCGTCGATGAAAGCCACGTGAGCTTGCCGCAGTTTCGCGGGATGTTCGCAGGAGATCGCAGCCGAAAAGAAACGCTCGTAGAATACGGCTTCCGCCTGCCTAGCGCACTTGATAACCGCCCGCTGATGTTTGATGAGTTTATCAATAAAAAGGCTAAATTTCTATTCGTCTCCGCAACGCCAAATGATTACGAGCTTGGTCTTAGCCGCGGAGCCGTATATGAGCAGATACTGCGCCCGACGGGACTGCTCGATCCGCAAATTATTTTAAAAGACAGCGACAACCAGGTCGAAATTTTACACGATATGGCAAAGGAGGTCATCGCGCGCGACGAGCGAATTTTGGTTACCGTGCTAACCAAAAAGATGGCGGAGGAGCTGAGCAAATACTATCTGGAGCTTGGGCTTAAGGTCAAATATATGCACTCGGATATAGATGCGATCGAGCGCAACGAACTCATCCGCGGCCTACGCAGCGGCGAATACGATATGCTAATCGGTATAAATTTGCTCCGCGAGGGGCTCGATCTGCCCGAAGTAAGCCTTATCGCGATCATGGATGCCGACAAAGAGGGCTTTTTGCGCTCGCGCACGAGCCTAATTCAGACGATGGGGCGGGCTGCGCGAAACGTGCACGGGCAGGTCGTGATGTTTTGCAAAAAGATCACCGCTTCGATGCAAGAGGCGATCGACATTACCCAAAAGCGCCGCAAATTTCAAGATGAATACAACCGCGCCCACGGCATAACCCCGCATTCTGCGAGCCGCAATATCGAGGAGAGCCTAAAGATCGAGGACGGCACCGAAATTTTAAGAAAGGGTGCCAATTTAGAGAAGATGCCCGCCGCCGAGCGCGCCAAGATCGTAAAAGAGCTTCGCAAGCAGATGCTCGATGCCGCGGCAGCGCTGGAGTTTGAAAAGGCCGCTGCACTACGCGATGAGATCGCAAAACTTAGGAAGCTGTAA
- a CDS encoding PFL family protein has protein sequence MDIKNVTETIAMIEEQNFDIRTITMGISLLDCIDPDMGKAAEKIYAKITDKARDLVKVGNEISAELGIPIVNKRVCVTPIAIIGATTNATDYVPLARAMDEAAQKVGIDFIGGFSALVQKGYAKGDKILIDSIPAALAATQKVCSSVNIGSTKTGINMSAVADMGRVIKETARLSDLGAAKLVVFANAVEDNPFMAGAFHGVGEAEVVINVGVSGPGVVKRALEKVRGASFDVVAETVKKTAFKITRIGQLVGQMASERLGVKFGIVDLSLAPTPAVGDSVARVLEEMGLERVGTHGTTAALALLNDAVKKGGVMACNQVGGLSGAFIPVSEDEGMIAAVRAGSLNLEKLEAMTAICSVGLDMIAIPQDTPEQTIAAIIADEAAIGVINQKTTAVRIIPKGKEGDTLEFGGLLGSAPVMSVNKNSSADFIARGGQIPAPIHSFKN, from the coding sequence ATGGACATCAAAAACGTAACCGAAACGATCGCGATGATCGAGGAGCAAAATTTCGACATCCGCACGATCACGATGGGCATCAGCTTGCTTGACTGCATCGATCCCGATATGGGCAAAGCCGCGGAGAAAATTTACGCCAAGATCACAGACAAGGCGCGCGATCTGGTAAAGGTCGGCAATGAAATTTCAGCAGAACTCGGCATCCCGATCGTAAATAAACGCGTCTGCGTAACGCCTATCGCCATCATCGGCGCGACGACGAACGCCACTGACTACGTCCCGCTTGCTAGAGCGATGGACGAGGCGGCGCAAAAGGTCGGTATCGACTTTATCGGCGGCTTTTCGGCGCTCGTGCAAAAGGGCTACGCAAAGGGCGATAAAATTTTAATCGACTCCATCCCTGCCGCGCTCGCCGCGACGCAGAAGGTCTGCTCGTCGGTAAATATCGGCTCGACCAAGACGGGCATAAATATGAGCGCGGTCGCCGATATGGGGCGCGTGATCAAAGAGACGGCGCGGCTTTCAGATCTGGGCGCGGCAAAGCTCGTCGTATTTGCCAACGCCGTCGAGGATAATCCCTTCATGGCGGGCGCATTTCACGGCGTGGGCGAGGCCGAGGTCGTCATAAACGTGGGCGTCAGCGGCCCCGGCGTCGTTAAGCGCGCGCTTGAGAAGGTGCGCGGGGCGAGCTTTGACGTGGTCGCCGAGACCGTAAAAAAGACGGCGTTTAAGATCACGCGCATCGGACAGCTCGTCGGCCAAATGGCGTCTGAGCGCCTAGGCGTGAAATTTGGCATCGTCGATCTATCACTAGCCCCAACCCCTGCGGTGGGCGATTCAGTCGCGCGCGTGCTTGAGGAGATGGGGCTGGAGCGCGTCGGTACGCATGGCACGACGGCTGCGCTTGCGCTACTAAACGACGCGGTCAAAAAGGGCGGAGTGATGGCGTGCAACCAAGTAGGCGGGCTCAGCGGCGCGTTTATCCCTGTTTCCGAAGACGAGGGCATGATCGCCGCAGTGCGCGCAGGATCGCTAAATTTGGAAAAGCTCGAAGCGATGACCGCGATCTGCTCGGTGGGGCTCGATATGATCGCGATCCCACAGGATACGCCCGAGCAGACGATCGCGGCGATCATAGCCGACGAGGCCGCGATCGGCGTGATAAATCAAAAAACGACCGCCGTGCGCATCATCCCAAAAGGCAAAGAGGGCGACACGCTGGAGTTTGGCGGGCTTCTAGGCAGCGCGCCCGTGATGAGCGTAAATAAAAACTCATCTGCCGATTTCATCGCCCGCGGCGGCCAGATCCCCGCGCCTATTCATAGTTTTAAGAACTAA
- a CDS encoding ACT domain-containing protein, with protein sequence MKAIVTVIGKDKVGIVAGVSAKLAQLGLNIDDISQTVLDEFFTMMAVVSSEEKQDFTALREELNELGEKLKVKINIQSSAIFDAMHNI encoded by the coding sequence ATGAAAGCGATCGTAACGGTGATCGGTAAGGACAAGGTTGGCATTGTGGCGGGCGTTTCGGCCAAGCTCGCGCAGCTTGGGCTAAACATAGACGACATCAGCCAGACGGTTTTGGACGAGTTTTTTACGATGATGGCGGTGGTTTCAAGCGAGGAAAAGCAGGACTTCACGGCACTAAGAGAGGAGCTAAACGAGCTTGGCGAAAAGCTAAAAGTAAAGATCAACATCCAAAGCTCGGCGATATTTGACGCCATGCACAACATCTAA
- a CDS encoding DUF2628 domain-containing protein, translating into MTDYAREILSDGKLLRQKLEIFLQTPSKVEIYARTCEKFFGAGKQRELTYVSTWSWWAFFGTLFFFLYRKEYKIAAALFAVVVATCFIPFLDEYDRSIGMAISVSSGTMAKYFVCYSFVSLLDKQDDEALRKGGGVNRWAIWLAVIFYALVAIVFALIISNGGKA; encoded by the coding sequence ATGACGGATTACGCTAGAGAAATTTTATCTGACGGTAAGCTGCTTCGACAGAAGTTGGAAATTTTCTTGCAAACCCCTAGCAAGGTTGAAATTTACGCACGCACCTGCGAGAAATTTTTCGGCGCCGGCAAGCAGCGCGAACTAACTTACGTAAGCACGTGGAGTTGGTGGGCCTTTTTCGGTACGCTGTTCTTTTTTCTGTACCGCAAGGAGTACAAAATTGCTGCAGCCCTATTTGCCGTTGTGGTGGCTACCTGCTTTATTCCGTTTTTGGATGAATATGATAGAAGTATAGGAATGGCGATTAGCGTCAGTAGCGGAACTATGGCGAAATATTTCGTTTGCTATAGTTTTGTTTCATTGCTGGATAAACAGGACGATGAAGCCCTAAGAAAGGGCGGCGGCGTGAATAGATGGGCGATATGGCTCGCGGTAATATTTTACGCTTTGGTCGCAATCGTGTTTGCGCTGATAATTTCAAACGGCGGCAAGGCTTAG
- the trpS gene encoding tryptophan--tRNA ligase, translating to MRILTGLQPSGKLHLGNYFASIKQMVDAQNAGEQMFMFIANYHALTSVSDGAKLKSSTYEAAAAFLSLGIDPKKTVFWVQSDVKEVLELYWILSGYTPMGLLERAHAYKDKIAKGFESKHDLFSYPVLMAADILLYSAEVVPVGKDQIQHVEIARDIALKFNNAHGEILTIPQARVNDEVAIVPGTDGAKMSKSYGNTIDIFADAATLKKQISSIVTTSEPLEAPKQWRGCNVYNIAKLFLSEAAEQAALRARYERGGEGHGHFKAYLNELVLGYFKDARDKFEYYQSHREILDEMLRQGAQRAAATAASLMQKVRAAVGIYR from the coding sequence ATGAGAATTTTAACGGGTCTTCAGCCCAGCGGCAAGCTGCATTTGGGCAACTACTTCGCGAGCATCAAGCAGATGGTGGATGCGCAAAACGCGGGAGAGCAGATGTTTATGTTTATCGCAAACTACCATGCGCTCACGTCCGTAAGCGACGGCGCAAAGCTTAAAAGCTCAACCTACGAGGCCGCCGCGGCGTTTTTGTCGCTGGGGATCGATCCGAAAAAGACGGTGTTTTGGGTGCAAAGCGACGTAAAAGAGGTGCTGGAACTTTACTGGATTTTAAGCGGGTATACGCCGATGGGGCTACTCGAGCGAGCGCACGCGTACAAAGACAAGATCGCCAAGGGCTTTGAGAGCAAGCACGATCTGTTTAGCTACCCCGTGCTGATGGCGGCGGACATCCTGCTATACAGCGCGGAGGTCGTGCCCGTGGGCAAGGATCAGATTCAGCACGTCGAGATCGCCCGCGACATCGCGCTTAAATTTAACAACGCCCACGGCGAAATTTTAACTATTCCGCAAGCGCGCGTAAATGATGAAGTGGCGATCGTGCCGGGCACGGACGGTGCCAAGATGAGCAAAAGCTACGGCAATACGATCGATATTTTTGCAGATGCCGCGACGCTAAAGAAGCAAATTTCAAGTATCGTAACGACCTCCGAGCCGCTGGAGGCACCTAAGCAGTGGCGCGGATGTAATGTCTATAATATCGCGAAGCTGTTTTTAAGCGAGGCGGCAGAACAAGCGGCGCTGCGGGCTCGCTACGAGCGCGGAGGCGAGGGGCACGGGCACTTTAAGGCGTATCTAAACGAGCTAGTACTCGGCTACTTCAAAGACGCGCGAGATAAATTCGAATACTATCAAAGCCACCGCGAAATTTTAGACGAGATGCTAAGACAGGGCGCGCAAAGAGCGGCTGCGACGGCTGCTTCATTGATGCAAAAGGTTCGCGCCGCCGTGGGGATTTATCGCTAA
- the der gene encoding ribosome biogenesis GTPase Der, which produces MKSLIIIGRPNVGKSSLFNRLAGARIAITSDVAGTTRDTNRAEAEIFDRRVRVIDSGGLDDTSELFTRVQAKTLSEAKSTDLIIFMTDGKLLPSDDERRIFFSLQRLGKPIALAVNKIDGKRDEERSWEFNEFGVKFFPISVSHNSGIDELKEWIYGFLDPAPARQDEDEIFDDFIEGFNDEGEPKEGRDEEFYASKTIGVGIIGRVNVGKSSLLNALVGSQRSVVSDYAGTTIDPVNESTEFGGRTLEFIDTAGIRRRGKIEGIERFALNRTEKILQNSDIALLVLDASEPLNELDERIAGLAAKFELGLIIILNKWDLCERDYDEFCRDLRDRFKFLSYAPIISVSATDRKRIHKIYPLILEVYSNFTRKLGTAKINEAVEAAIKAHPIPRERGKSVKIYYAAQIGFAPPKIALVMNRPQALHFSYKRYLMNRLRASFALSGSPLVLLPRKKGESDEER; this is translated from the coding sequence GTGAAAAGTTTGATCATCATCGGGCGCCCCAACGTCGGCAAGTCGAGCCTTTTTAACCGCTTAGCGGGCGCTCGCATCGCCATTACTAGCGACGTTGCGGGCACTACGCGCGATACCAATAGAGCAGAAGCCGAAATTTTCGATCGCCGCGTGCGCGTGATCGATTCGGGCGGCCTGGACGACACCTCCGAGCTGTTTACGCGCGTGCAAGCTAAGACGCTAAGCGAAGCCAAGAGCACGGATTTGATAATCTTTATGACGGATGGCAAGCTGCTTCCAAGCGATGATGAGCGGCGGATATTTTTCTCGCTGCAAAGGCTTGGCAAGCCCATCGCCTTGGCGGTCAATAAGATCGACGGCAAGCGCGACGAGGAGCGCAGCTGGGAGTTTAACGAATTCGGCGTTAAATTTTTCCCGATCTCCGTCTCGCACAACAGCGGTATCGACGAGCTAAAAGAGTGGATCTACGGCTTTTTGGATCCTGCGCCCGCGAGGCAGGATGAGGATGAAATTTTTGATGATTTTATAGAGGGCTTTAACGACGAGGGCGAGCCGAAAGAGGGGCGCGACGAGGAATTTTACGCTAGTAAAACCATCGGCGTGGGTATCATCGGGCGGGTAAACGTCGGCAAATCAAGCCTTCTAAATGCGCTTGTGGGCTCGCAGCGCTCGGTCGTGAGCGATTATGCGGGCACGACGATCGATCCGGTGAACGAAAGCACGGAATTTGGGGGGCGTACGCTAGAGTTTATCGACACAGCGGGCATTCGCCGTCGCGGTAAGATCGAAGGCATCGAGCGCTTCGCGCTAAATCGCACCGAAAAAATTTTACAAAACTCCGACATCGCGCTTTTGGTGCTTGACGCAAGCGAGCCGCTAAACGAGCTGGACGAGCGCATCGCGGGGCTTGCGGCTAAATTTGAACTAGGTCTAATCATAATTTTAAACAAATGGGATCTTTGCGAGCGCGATTACGACGAGTTTTGCCGCGATTTGAGAGATAGGTTTAAATTTCTTTCCTACGCGCCGATCATCAGCGTCAGCGCGACGGACAGGAAGCGGATCCATAAAATTTACCCGCTCATTTTGGAGGTTTATTCAAATTTTACGCGTAAGCTCGGCACCGCAAAGATCAATGAAGCGGTAGAAGCCGCGATAAAGGCGCATCCGATACCTCGCGAGCGGGGCAAATCGGTTAAAATTTACTACGCCGCGCAGATCGGTTTTGCGCCGCCGAAGATCGCTCTTGTGATGAACCGCCCGCAAGCGCTGCATTTTAGCTACAAGCGCTATTTGATGAACAGACTGCGCGCGAGCTTTGCTCTTTCGGGAAGTCCGCTAGTGCTGCTGCCGCGCAAAAAAGGGGAGAGCGATGAAGAGCGGTAA
- a CDS encoding DMT family transporter yields the protein MKYNNFLLHHLSVYYMLMACFYNSLTGVFAKLLGAQISSLEVVLFRNLPGLLILLYKIKARPRAARFANKGGHPFTLAFRGIIGILGLMVFFYNVVNISLGEAFTFQKTAPIWTAIIAYFTLGEKFGAMGWFSVCLGFAGIVLVIQPQFGLQPSDVFGILSGLFAAMALTSVRGLRKYYSSDTIILSALLAGTLMPAALMIAAEFIDAPALSFMLCKFKIPNAQGWLFAVLLGLLGLFYQTYVTKAYAATRKAGIVATISYADIIFSTLFGLLLGDALPGLMALSGMALIIVAGRLVANRK from the coding sequence ATGAAATACAACAACTTCTTGCTGCACCATCTAAGCGTGTATTATATGCTGATGGCGTGCTTTTACAACTCTCTTACGGGCGTTTTCGCCAAGCTTTTGGGCGCGCAAATTTCATCGCTTGAGGTCGTGCTCTTTCGCAATCTGCCAGGACTTCTGATCCTGCTTTATAAAATCAAGGCGCGTCCCCGCGCGGCGCGCTTCGCAAACAAAGGCGGTCATCCTTTTACGCTTGCGTTTCGCGGTATTATCGGGATTTTGGGGCTAATGGTGTTTTTTTATAACGTCGTAAACATCAGCCTCGGCGAGGCATTTACCTTTCAAAAAACGGCGCCCATTTGGACGGCGATAATCGCATACTTTACCCTCGGCGAAAAATTCGGCGCGATGGGCTGGTTCTCGGTCTGTCTCGGATTTGCGGGCATCGTTTTGGTAATTCAGCCGCAGTTTGGCTTGCAGCCGAGCGATGTTTTTGGAATTTTAAGCGGATTATTCGCCGCGATGGCGCTTACCTCCGTGCGCGGGCTACGTAAATACTATAGCTCCGATACGATCATCCTCTCTGCGCTTCTTGCCGGCACGCTAATGCCCGCAGCGCTTATGATAGCGGCGGAATTTATAGATGCGCCCGCGCTTAGCTTTATGCTTTGCAAATTTAAAATTCCAAACGCGCAGGGCTGGCTCTTTGCCGTGCTTTTGGGGCTGCTGGGGCTATTTTATCAAACCTACGTCACCAAGGCCTACGCCGCGACGCGAAAAGCGGGCATAGTAGCTACGATCAGCTACGCAGACATCATCTTTTCGACGCTATTTGGGCTGCTGCTAGGCGACGCCCTGCCCGGTTTAATGGCACTTTCGGGCATGGCGCTCATCATCGTCGCGGGCAGGCTCGTGGCGAACCGAAAGTAG